A portion of the Pedobacter cryoconitis genome contains these proteins:
- a CDS encoding putative Ig domain-containing protein, with protein sequence MKYTSTPRILKKYLCLLVSILAITLFGTRSYAQTKNYATVTPSTGIASYNIGSDNPNSNPGNVASVDNPENAILQPPGAPATLNARYVSLLGLGYEGEAYIQLKYGSPLIAGKTTYVRFDQPTSNGLNLDLLGIVGDLTGLFSKRIVQIDAYSGATAGSSGTIIPATNVSATVVTDVNGKTYFAVTSSVAYNSLRIRLRVRSNTLSISLGSSINMNVYPAFNYDPDNCSSSIFTNVAATGLNVSLTSLVSNPQNAIDGNLNTFSQLQAGVVTLGSSVSQTIYLNGLSSATDVAKVVFSQGGSVLSVNVLKTITVQAFNGNTAVGNVNSLGNLINLDLLGLFTNNTQVPVFFTPGAPFDRIKVTLDNGLAIGGNLLAGGLNIHEAQRTVPKPLFDGVAGNAQILCGGGTLTLTPQSPDAGYTYNFYKKVGPNGPRTVAIGVTANVLTEPGLAAGVYTYYVAAQKTGCVAESDLDSVVVTVKPTLLFTATPLSNGTVGKVYTKQINPATSGTGPYTYAIAPGSALPLGLTMTSAGLISGTPTAAAAATTFSLIATDAGGCKATAVHTLTITGTLTLPTSILPNGIVNKVYPNTQLPTPTGGSTPYTYTATNLPPGVTLDPATGLFTGTPTTAGTYVIPVTVTDADNNSVTTPYTIIVRSPLVLTASTLSDGTNGMPYTPQIIPSATGGSGILTYSAVNLPAGLSFDPVTRAITGTPTQSGTFTFPVTVTDNENNTTTLNYTLTVRDALALGSVVFPEGAVNVIYPTQTIPDATGGTGPYTYAGLNLPPGLTFDPLTKTVSGTPAQSGTFTLSIKVTDAVNRTITVPYTLKVAGALILPTATLANGQVGAVYTSPSLPAVAGGTSPYTYTIAANQLPAGLSFDPSTRVISGTPTAGGNYTLTMKVTDNAGNTTSTDYALNITVDAPVVAGVTICSGNSATLTIDNLTNGVTYNFYSSTGNTPLGTGTTFTTPALTVTTTYFTEAVSGTAVSARIPVTVNVNPAPDAPAVLINSVTISSGQTATLQATATSGSTIKWYAAATGGIELASGGTFTTPPLTGNATYYAGTSNSFGCTSATRVPVAVSVINGTVNPNCYAATKQESGITGGLLCIACAILDPANSTDADLTNYTRISLPAGIGTTGYQRLIFQNPGAATDSIRLDLEIPSGLLDLSVLGGTTINVMNGTTVVSSYPLNSSLIHLSLLGGNRFKASVVAGGVYDRVEVKVNALLSALINVYIYGADVVAPNPTIVTGNQTICSGSTATLQVAPIAGTTIVWYSAATGGTILSTENIFTTPPLTATTIYYVQVSKNGCANETRLPVTVTVTTGLTSPVLATVVPVCTGLPATLSVDSPIAGITYKWYADATGGTALFTGTVFTTPALTIATTYYVEATNGSCVSATRTAANITVNARPVTPQITTAMTTVAQGQRVILTGTSAENNVTFNWYTDAAATTPVFTGATYLTPPLTATTTFYLDAISTVTGCASSTRVQQTITVVPTGTPIPVGCEGPISQTNGVGGLASILARVDNPELSIDGDQQTGSTLAIPIGIGSNVYQKAVFAGLSNVGDTVRVLLNSPGQLLSLSLVPSVTVTTYQGNTSNNDGVAINNPIINLQLLSGGTQALLTFVPAAQFDGVEVKLNSGLVGALTAINFNYAKRTAQAPVVASADVTACLNAPATLAVPAPQPGIIYKWYDAAGTYLGNDGATFTTPAITATTKFFVEASRGGCGSSRTQVNVTVSPAPLTPLLLAPSQSTCAGSSIQIKVQSPQAGVTYNWYKAGVLVPGQTTSIFTDVVTADVTYEVEAVNNCGTTSVKAAVAVTVGILTPPVLTPAAVTINSGEKAVLIANSSTTGLTYHWYGADPAVVPGTPELSTLANGANGMFATDPLTATTTFYVTAEGTAGTCISAAASVVVTVNTITPNPGSVPCEGATVAQATEVNGPALFAGVANPAFAADDDATTSSSLFIPVGLGNSYVSQRVGFVGLSTPGDQVKLSLTQTGALLTLGIANSITVTTYKNGISNNDEKNITDPQFNLNIISGNKDATIMFTPGTTFDAVELKLKSGLAGLLTSVNLNYAQRIIAPPTVVATAVSACEGSAATLAVSNPVTGVTYTWYDSSGAVASNDATFSTPTTLTAGTYIYTVNATRGTCAGLVSTTVTVIITGAAPAAVPATGNPATTCLNTPVTLRVDPVTGVTYNWYDALTAGNLIASNTNSFITPTSLPAGTTTYYVEASNGNSCGNALARTPIAITINPDATAADITVSGAENSVCVGTGAVLTATSTLTNPVFTWYKDAALSDAVFTGATFNVPSVTATTNYYVTVKADTKCANAAGMAKVVTLTVNPPATAADITVTGIPVSTCAGDQVTLTASSATVSNPLFIWYKDAALTIVAQTGATFVATASATTTLYYVTVQGTNKCKNAAADAKVVTLVVNPPATASDINVNGVPAILCSGSGTILTASSLTVVNPVFTWHTDAALMNPVFTGDVFNVPALTTSKTYYVTVQGLNKCRNLGGQALAITLNVNAPLNFAGKALNDGSTINPYSVQIDPATGGTAPYTYALASSSTLPAGLTLSSAGLISGTPTTAGNYTFTINASDSKGCSTAGVFTLNIGTTAVLSLPAAILPDGQVGTAYPVQTLPAAIGGTTPYTYVATGLPAGLSFDPATRNITGTPTIGGMFTVTMTVTDGNNRNASANYSLNVIVPAPIVADGSNCGGSRVTLVVTNAVPAITYNWFADATARIPIFTGTSFQTPAITVNMIYYVEGLAGITSTRVAVNVNLKSPASSADITITGIPSVVCGGSGASLTASSATVSNPVFTWYTDAALTTAVFTGAVYNTPVLTTNTTYYVTVQGPNTCESSSATAKTVVLTVNPALMFNGATLAGASTSTTYSAQIGSATGGTPGYTYSLQSGSTLPAGLSLSSAGLLTGTPTTAGNYAFAVTATDSKGCTAVAAFVLGVGSSTQMTLPPATLPDGQVGSSYTPQTLPGVVGGTAPYTYVATGLPPGLNFDPVTRVISGTPTLGGSFPVVVTVTDGNGLTATNTYTINVTVPASAVGDAISCGGSPVTLTVTNVLTGVTYNWYNTPTGGSVLFTGPAFLTPAITATTIFYVEAISGTASSGRIAVNVTVAAALSSPVVTVKSSTLSSITFGWNDVPGATSYEVSMDGGTTWTSPSSGAAGTAHLISGLPANTTIKLMVRAKGNTTCQTSTAGSVTGTVIDRIVPNDIFIPNTFTPNGDGKNDIFYVHGNAIAKMRMCVYNQWGQFIFESLQQQVGWDGSYRGQMQPNGVYVYYVEVTLTDGSTAMRKGTITILR encoded by the coding sequence ATGAAATATACGTCTACTCCCCGAATCTTAAAAAAATACCTCTGTCTTCTCGTTAGTATACTAGCTATAACGCTATTTGGTACACGATCGTATGCACAAACAAAAAATTACGCGACGGTAACCCCTTCAACAGGAATTGCTAGTTATAACATTGGATCGGATAATCCAAACTCCAATCCAGGTAACGTGGCATCGGTCGATAATCCTGAAAATGCAATCCTGCAGCCGCCGGGTGCACCAGCTACCTTGAATGCCAGATATGTTAGCTTACTCGGATTGGGGTATGAAGGTGAAGCGTATATACAGCTTAAATATGGCAGCCCTCTAATCGCCGGGAAAACCACCTATGTTCGTTTTGACCAGCCTACCAGTAATGGTTTAAACCTCGATTTACTCGGAATTGTAGGAGATCTTACCGGGCTCTTCTCCAAAAGGATTGTACAAATTGATGCTTATAGTGGTGCAACTGCTGGCAGCAGCGGTACAATAATACCAGCTACTAATGTTTCGGCTACAGTGGTGACAGATGTTAACGGGAAAACTTATTTTGCAGTTACCTCCTCAGTTGCTTACAATTCACTTCGTATCCGGTTAAGAGTACGCAGTAATACACTTTCTATCAGTCTTGGAAGTTCAATCAATATGAATGTATATCCTGCATTCAATTATGATCCCGATAATTGCAGCTCTTCTATATTTACGAATGTAGCAGCAACAGGCTTAAATGTTTCTTTAACCAGCCTGGTTTCTAATCCTCAAAATGCTATTGATGGTAACTTGAATACTTTTTCACAACTTCAGGCAGGAGTAGTGACTTTAGGATCATCAGTTTCACAAACTATTTATTTAAACGGACTTTCCTCCGCAACAGATGTTGCTAAAGTTGTATTTTCCCAAGGTGGTTCTGTGCTCAGTGTGAACGTACTGAAAACAATTACCGTGCAGGCCTTTAATGGAAACACTGCTGTCGGCAATGTGAATTCACTTGGTAATTTAATAAATCTCGATCTGCTTGGCTTATTTACAAATAATACGCAGGTCCCGGTTTTCTTTACACCGGGTGCTCCATTTGACAGGATCAAAGTTACCCTGGATAATGGTCTGGCCATAGGAGGTAACTTACTGGCAGGAGGCTTGAATATTCACGAAGCGCAGCGCACAGTACCTAAGCCCTTATTTGACGGGGTAGCTGGTAATGCACAAATACTATGTGGAGGCGGTACTTTAACCTTAACCCCCCAAAGCCCTGATGCTGGATACACTTATAATTTTTACAAAAAAGTTGGCCCTAATGGTCCAAGAACAGTTGCTATAGGCGTAACAGCAAATGTACTGACAGAACCTGGGCTGGCAGCTGGAGTTTATACCTATTATGTAGCTGCGCAGAAAACAGGTTGCGTTGCAGAATCCGATCTGGACAGTGTGGTGGTAACTGTTAAACCAACGCTGTTATTCACTGCAACTCCATTAAGTAATGGAACAGTTGGCAAAGTGTATACGAAACAAATTAACCCTGCAACCAGCGGAACAGGTCCATACACCTATGCAATTGCTCCGGGGAGTGCATTGCCTTTAGGTTTAACCATGACCTCAGCAGGTCTGATCAGTGGAACACCTACTGCAGCAGCGGCAGCAACGACATTTAGTCTGATTGCAACTGATGCAGGGGGATGCAAAGCCACAGCGGTCCATACTTTAACTATCACAGGAACTTTAACTTTACCAACATCAATTTTGCCAAATGGTATAGTCAATAAAGTTTATCCAAATACACAATTGCCAACTCCAACAGGAGGTAGCACACCCTACACTTATACTGCAACAAATCTGCCTCCGGGCGTTACTTTAGATCCCGCTACCGGATTGTTCACAGGAACACCTACAACCGCAGGTACTTATGTTATTCCGGTAACTGTTACCGATGCTGATAATAATAGTGTGACTACGCCTTACACAATCATAGTAAGAAGTCCGCTGGTATTGACAGCCTCAACCTTATCGGATGGTACCAATGGAATGCCTTATACTCCACAAATTATCCCTTCAGCAACAGGTGGAAGTGGCATCCTTACTTATAGTGCGGTGAACTTGCCGGCAGGATTAAGTTTTGATCCGGTAACCAGGGCAATTACAGGAACACCAACTCAATCAGGTACCTTCACTTTCCCAGTCACTGTAACCGATAACGAAAACAATACAACGACCTTAAATTATACCCTTACCGTTAGAGATGCTTTGGCATTAGGTAGCGTTGTATTTCCTGAAGGAGCGGTTAATGTAATTTATCCGACCCAAACGATTCCGGATGCAACTGGTGGAACAGGCCCTTATACTTATGCAGGTTTGAACTTGCCTCCCGGACTGACTTTTGATCCTTTAACTAAAACTGTTTCAGGAACACCTGCGCAATCCGGTACTTTCACCCTTTCAATCAAAGTAACCGACGCAGTAAACAGGACCATCACTGTTCCTTACACTTTAAAAGTTGCCGGTGCACTTATACTGCCAACTGCTACTTTAGCAAATGGTCAAGTAGGTGCAGTATATACCTCTCCAAGTTTACCAGCAGTGGCAGGTGGTACAAGTCCTTATACTTATACTATTGCAGCAAATCAATTACCTGCAGGTTTAAGCTTCGATCCTTCGACCAGGGTGATCTCAGGAACTCCAACCGCGGGTGGTAATTATACCCTTACGATGAAAGTCACTGATAACGCAGGAAATACGACCAGTACAGACTATGCACTGAATATTACTGTTGATGCACCTGTTGTAGCAGGCGTGACAATTTGTAGCGGTAATTCTGCAACTTTAACAATTGATAACCTTACAAATGGTGTAACTTATAATTTCTATTCTTCAACCGGAAATACACCACTGGGTACCGGAACCACATTTACTACACCTGCATTAACAGTAACTACTACGTATTTTACTGAAGCAGTTTCAGGAACAGCAGTAAGCGCGCGTATTCCGGTTACCGTAAACGTGAATCCTGCGCCAGATGCACCAGCTGTATTAATTAATAGTGTAACAATCAGTTCTGGCCAGACAGCAACCCTTCAGGCTACCGCTACCTCTGGCTCAACTATCAAATGGTACGCAGCAGCAACAGGTGGAATTGAACTAGCTTCGGGTGGAACTTTTACTACACCACCGCTTACTGGCAATGCCACTTATTATGCAGGAACATCCAATAGTTTTGGCTGTACCAGCGCAACCAGAGTTCCAGTTGCAGTGAGCGTGATTAACGGAACAGTTAATCCGAACTGTTATGCTGCAACCAAACAAGAAAGTGGAATTACGGGAGGCTTATTATGTATTGCCTGTGCAATCTTGGATCCAGCCAATTCTACCGATGCTGATCTGACGAATTATACCAGAATATCGTTACCAGCAGGTATTGGAACTACCGGATACCAACGTTTGATTTTTCAGAATCCTGGCGCAGCAACAGATAGTATCCGTCTTGACCTGGAAATACCATCAGGCCTGTTAGATTTATCAGTTTTAGGTGGAACTACCATTAACGTGATGAATGGTACTACTGTAGTGAGCAGCTACCCATTAAACTCATCCCTGATCCATTTAAGTTTATTAGGAGGAAACAGATTCAAAGCCAGCGTTGTAGCGGGCGGCGTTTATGACAGAGTAGAAGTCAAAGTCAATGCACTTCTTTCTGCATTGATCAATGTATATATTTATGGTGCTGATGTTGTCGCTCCAAATCCAACTATAGTTACAGGAAATCAAACCATTTGTTCGGGCTCAACTGCCACACTGCAAGTTGCACCAATAGCAGGTACGACCATTGTCTGGTATAGTGCTGCAACCGGGGGTACAATTTTATCGACAGAAAATATCTTTACTACACCACCACTAACTGCAACTACAATCTATTATGTACAAGTAAGTAAAAATGGCTGTGCCAATGAAACGCGTCTTCCTGTAACGGTTACGGTAACCACAGGCCTTACATCTCCGGTGCTGGCCACAGTAGTTCCGGTTTGCACAGGTTTACCAGCAACCTTATCAGTAGACAGTCCGATAGCTGGGATCACTTACAAATGGTACGCAGATGCTACAGGTGGAACGGCTTTATTTACAGGTACTGTTTTCACCACTCCTGCATTGACTATAGCTACTACATATTATGTAGAAGCGACCAATGGAAGTTGTGTTTCAGCAACCCGTACAGCAGCAAACATTACTGTGAATGCCCGCCCGGTTACGCCACAGATTACTACTGCAATGACAACAGTAGCTCAAGGTCAGCGGGTAATCCTGACAGGAACTTCAGCAGAAAACAATGTAACCTTTAACTGGTATACTGATGCTGCTGCAACTACCCCTGTATTTACCGGAGCAACGTATTTAACACCACCGCTTACCGCCACTACAACTTTTTATCTCGATGCGATTTCTACAGTGACTGGTTGTGCTTCTTCGACCAGGGTACAACAGACTATTACTGTCGTGCCAACCGGAACACCTATACCAGTAGGTTGTGAAGGGCCAATCAGTCAGACCAATGGCGTTGGTGGTTTAGCCTCTATATTAGCCAGAGTAGATAACCCTGAATTGTCGATTGACGGAGATCAGCAAACTGGATCGACATTGGCGATACCAATTGGTATAGGTTCGAATGTTTATCAAAAAGCTGTTTTTGCAGGATTATCTAACGTAGGTGATACGGTAAGGGTACTGTTAAATTCACCAGGTCAGTTATTGTCACTTTCACTGGTTCCAAGCGTAACTGTAACTACTTACCAGGGTAACACCAGTAACAATGACGGTGTTGCTATAAACAATCCGATTATTAACCTTCAATTGTTAAGTGGTGGCACTCAGGCCCTGCTTACTTTTGTTCCGGCTGCTCAGTTTGACGGGGTAGAAGTTAAGTTGAACTCAGGTCTTGTGGGTGCTTTAACCGCTATCAACTTTAACTATGCAAAAAGAACAGCGCAAGCACCAGTAGTTGCTTCGGCCGATGTAACTGCTTGTTTAAATGCACCAGCTACTTTGGCTGTGCCTGCTCCGCAGCCAGGTATCATCTATAAATGGTACGATGCCGCCGGTACCTATTTAGGTAATGACGGAGCTACCTTTACTACACCTGCAATTACAGCAACTACTAAATTCTTTGTAGAAGCATCAAGAGGAGGTTGCGGAAGTTCAAGAACTCAGGTGAATGTAACCGTTAGTCCTGCGCCTTTAACTCCATTATTACTTGCACCGTCACAAAGTACTTGTGCAGGATCAAGCATACAAATCAAAGTACAAAGCCCTCAGGCCGGAGTCACCTATAACTGGTATAAAGCTGGGGTATTGGTTCCTGGTCAGACAACCTCCATATTTACAGATGTAGTTACTGCAGATGTAACTTATGAAGTAGAGGCTGTTAATAACTGCGGTACCACTTCTGTAAAAGCAGCTGTAGCAGTTACTGTGGGGATTTTAACGCCACCAGTATTGACTCCTGCAGCAGTAACGATTAATTCAGGAGAAAAAGCAGTGCTGATTGCAAACTCCTCAACCACTGGTTTAACTTATCACTGGTATGGTGCTGATCCGGCTGTTGTGCCAGGCACTCCAGAATTATCAACATTGGCAAATGGTGCAAACGGAATGTTTGCAACTGATCCGCTGACTGCAACCACTACTTTCTATGTAACCGCTGAAGGTACAGCAGGAACTTGTATTTCGGCTGCCGCTTCTGTTGTCGTTACCGTAAACACGATTACACCAAATCCAGGGTCAGTTCCTTGTGAAGGTGCAACTGTTGCACAAGCTACAGAAGTGAATGGCCCTGCTTTATTCGCAGGTGTCGCTAATCCTGCTTTTGCAGCAGACGATGACGCGACTACAAGTTCTTCACTCTTTATTCCGGTTGGATTAGGAAATAGCTATGTAAGTCAGCGGGTAGGTTTTGTGGGACTTTCAACCCCAGGTGATCAGGTTAAACTAAGCCTCACTCAAACAGGTGCACTGCTTACTTTGGGTATTGCCAACAGCATTACCGTAACGACTTATAAAAATGGGATCAGTAATAACGATGAAAAAAACATTACCGATCCACAATTTAACCTGAATATCATTTCTGGTAATAAAGATGCGACTATCATGTTTACTCCCGGCACTACTTTCGATGCTGTAGAGTTGAAACTTAAATCTGGATTAGCAGGTCTGCTTACTTCTGTCAATCTGAACTATGCACAACGGATTATAGCACCTCCAACTGTTGTTGCAACTGCAGTTTCGGCATGCGAAGGCAGCGCAGCAACACTTGCGGTGAGTAATCCTGTTACCGGGGTAACTTATACCTGGTATGATAGTTCAGGCGCAGTAGCAAGTAATGATGCGACTTTCAGTACACCAACTACGCTGACTGCAGGAACTTATATCTATACAGTAAATGCAACTCGCGGTACTTGTGCTGGATTAGTGAGCACTACGGTAACGGTTATAATTACTGGTGCAGCTCCAGCTGCGGTACCAGCAACAGGAAATCCAGCAACAACTTGTCTGAATACACCAGTTACCTTAAGGGTAGATCCGGTTACAGGTGTTACTTACAATTGGTACGATGCATTGACTGCAGGAAACCTGATTGCCTCAAATACAAATAGCTTTATTACCCCAACCAGTCTGCCAGCAGGAACTACAACTTATTATGTAGAAGCTTCAAATGGCAACTCCTGTGGAAATGCATTGGCAAGAACTCCAATAGCCATTACTATTAACCCGGATGCTACAGCTGCTGATATCACTGTTAGTGGTGCAGAAAATTCTGTGTGCGTAGGTACAGGCGCTGTATTAACAGCGACAAGTACATTGACCAATCCAGTATTTACCTGGTATAAAGATGCTGCATTAAGCGATGCAGTATTTACAGGAGCAACCTTTAATGTGCCTTCAGTAACGGCAACTACAAATTACTATGTCACTGTAAAAGCAGATACCAAATGTGCAAACGCAGCTGGCATGGCCAAAGTGGTTACTTTAACTGTAAATCCACCAGCTACTGCTGCTGATATTACTGTAACTGGTATACCAGTAAGTACTTGTGCAGGTGATCAGGTTACTTTAACTGCCAGCTCAGCGACAGTGTCCAATCCATTATTTATCTGGTATAAAGACGCTGCATTAACTATCGTGGCACAAACCGGAGCAACATTTGTTGCTACAGCCTCCGCAACAACTACGTTATATTATGTAACCGTTCAGGGAACTAATAAATGTAAAAATGCTGCAGCTGATGCAAAAGTTGTCACCCTGGTTGTGAATCCACCTGCAACTGCTTCAGATATTAACGTGAATGGTGTTCCGGCAATCCTTTGCTCGGGATCTGGCACAATTTTAACAGCAAGCAGTCTGACTGTGGTTAATCCAGTATTTACCTGGCATACTGATGCTGCTTTAATGAACCCTGTATTTACAGGTGATGTTTTCAATGTCCCTGCACTTACAACAAGCAAAACATATTATGTAACCGTACAAGGACTGAATAAATGTCGGAACCTTGGTGGCCAGGCTTTGGCAATCACTTTAAATGTGAACGCTCCATTGAACTTTGCAGGTAAGGCACTGAATGATGGTTCTACAATCAATCCATACAGTGTACAAATTGATCCTGCTACCGGTGGTACAGCGCCTTATACTTATGCACTGGCATCAAGCAGTACTTTACCAGCAGGATTAACCTTATCATCTGCAGGATTAATCAGCGGAACACCAACTACAGCTGGAAATTATACATTTACAATTAATGCCTCTGACAGTAAGGGCTGTAGTACTGCAGGCGTATTCACGCTGAACATCGGTACTACAGCTGTATTGTCACTACCAGCAGCAATCCTGCCAGACGGACAAGTAGGTACAGCATATCCTGTACAAACCTTACCAGCTGCAATTGGTGGAACAACTCCTTACACTTATGTAGCTACTGGTTTACCAGCAGGATTGTCATTTGATCCTGCAACCAGGAACATTACCGGAACACCAACTATAGGTGGTATGTTCACTGTGACCATGACAGTAACCGATGGCAATAACAGGAACGCCTCGGCAAACTATTCGCTGAATGTGATTGTACCGGCACCAATTGTTGCTGACGGATCGAATTGTGGAGGAAGCCGCGTTACATTGGTAGTTACCAATGCAGTACCTGCAATAACCTATAACTGGTTTGCGGATGCAACTGCAAGAATCCCGATTTTTACAGGAACAAGCTTCCAGACCCCTGCTATAACAGTGAACATGATTTACTATGTAGAAGGTCTGGCTGGAATAACCAGTACGAGAGTTGCTGTAAATGTGAACTTGAAATCTCCGGCCAGTTCAGCAGATATTACAATAACAGGTATTCCATCTGTAGTCTGCGGAGGATCAGGAGCTAGCTTAACTGCAAGCAGTGCAACTGTAAGTAACCCAGTATTTACCTGGTACACAGATGCTGCATTAACTACGGCAGTATTTACAGGTGCAGTATACAATACACCTGTACTGACCACCAATACTACTTACTACGTTACTGTACAGGGACCGAATACTTGTGAAAGCTCATCGGCCACTGCCAAAACAGTAGTTCTAACTGTAAACCCGGCATTGATGTTCAATGGCGCAACACTAGCCGGCGCATCTACCTCAACTACTTATTCAGCACAGATTGGTTCTGCAACAGGAGGTACTCCTGGATATACTTACAGCCTTCAGTCAGGAAGTACGCTTCCAGCAGGTTTATCGCTGTCATCAGCAGGATTACTGACCGGGACACCAACAACAGCAGGGAATTACGCCTTTGCTGTAACTGCAACAGATAGTAAAGGATGTACAGCAGTGGCCGCCTTTGTTCTTGGTGTAGGCAGCAGTACACAAATGACCTTACCACCAGCAACTTTGCCAGATGGACAGGTAGGTAGTTCATATACGCCTCAGACCTTACCGGGAGTAGTTGGCGGCACGGCACCTTATACTTATGTGGCTACAGGATTGCCTCCAGGATTAAACTTTGATCCGGTAACCAGAGTAATCTCAGGAACCCCAACATTAGGAGGAAGCTTCCCGGTAGTGGTAACTGTAACTGACGGAAACGGCCTGACCGCAACCAATACTTATACCATTAATGTTACCGTACCAGCATCAGCAGTAGGAGATGCCATAAGCTGCGGAGGAAGTCCGGTTACTTTAACTGTAACCAATGTACTGACAGGAGTGACTTATAACTGGTATAACACGCCAACAGGTGGAAGCGTGTTGTTCACTGGGCCAGCCTTCCTGACACCTGCAATCACTGCAACGACAATCTTCTATGTGGAAGCGATTTCGGGAACAGCGAGCAGTGGCAGAATTGCAGTCAATGTAACTGTTGCAGCAGCACTTTCATCGCCAGTAGTAACGGTGAAATCAAGTACACTGAGCAGTATCACTTTTGGCTGGAACGACGTTCCTGGAGCAACCAGTTACGAAGTATCAATGGATGGAGGAACAACCTGGACCAGTCCAAGTTCAGGAGCTGCGGGTACTGCACATCTGATCTCAGGACTTCCGGCAAACACTACCATTAAACTGATGGTGAGAGCAAAAGGAAATACAACTTGTCAAACCAGTACCGCGGGCAGTGTAACAGGTACTGTTATAGATAGAATAGTGCCTAATGATATATTCATTCCGAATACATTCACGCCAAATGGAGATGGTAAAAATGATATCTTCTATGTCCATGGAAACGCAATTGCTAAAATGAGAATGTGCGTCTATAATCAGTGGGGACAATTCATCTTTGAATCATTGCAGCAGCAAGTAGGATGGGATGGTTCATACAGAGGACAAATGCAACCGAACGGGGTATATGTGTACTATGTTGAAGTCACCCTCACAGACGGCTCTACAGCTATGAGAAAAGGAACAATAACCATTTTAAGATAA
- a CDS encoding PorP/SprF family type IX secretion system membrane protein, with protein sequence MKKLSKIIVLGLLCITGASKVSAQIDPHFSQYYANPLWLNPGLTGVIDGDYRVSVNAKQQWGSVSNSYLTAGASFDMAPTKNLAFGGMILNQNAGDVSYNYLNALASAAYRIRFGRAGLSMINFGLQAGVLNKSFDPSKVTLGSQFNSGSGYDPGLPFNENFTASNTLVPDVNVGAMYFDGSGDKRVNVFAGVAANHLTRPIDRFLGNEVRIPIRYTAHGGARVKVSDVFDITPNGLYMKQGNAHETSVGAYGQFYVNPEADLMFGSNYRFEDAAIAFFGLHLKNMTFGVSYDFNTSGLNRASGSKGGFELSISFTSRKGIAGPNFFCPRL encoded by the coding sequence ATGAAGAAACTATCAAAAATCATCGTCTTGGGCTTGTTGTGCATTACGGGAGCTTCGAAGGTTAGTGCGCAAATCGATCCTCACTTTTCACAATATTATGCCAATCCATTATGGCTTAACCCGGGTTTAACCGGGGTCATCGATGGAGATTACAGGGTATCAGTAAATGCCAAACAACAATGGGGGTCAGTCTCCAATTCTTACCTCACAGCAGGCGCCTCATTTGATATGGCGCCTACTAAAAACCTTGCTTTTGGAGGGATGATCCTGAATCAGAATGCAGGAGATGTGAGTTATAATTACCTGAACGCTCTGGCTTCAGCTGCTTACAGGATCCGTTTTGGCCGTGCAGGTTTAAGCATGATTAACTTTGGTTTGCAGGCAGGGGTCTTAAACAAGAGCTTTGATCCTTCCAAAGTTACATTGGGAAGTCAGTTTAACTCTGGATCCGGGTACGATCCAGGTTTACCATTCAATGAAAATTTCACAGCCAGTAATACATTGGTGCCAGATGTCAATGTGGGGGCCATGTACTTTGATGGAAGCGGAGACAAGCGTGTCAATGTATTTGCAGGAGTTGCAGCCAATCACCTGACCAGACCGATTGACCGTTTCCTTGGAAATGAGGTCAGAATACCTATTCGCTATACCGCGCATGGTGGTGCCCGTGTTAAAGTAAGTGATGTATTTGATATTACGCCCAATGGACTTTATATGAAACAAGGGAATGCGCATGAAACTTCGGTTGGCGCTTATGGCCAATTCTATGTCAATCCGGAAGCTGACCTGATGTTTGGATCCAATTACCGTTTTGAAGATGCTGCGATAGCTTTCTTTGGGCTGCACCTGAAAAATATGACTTTCGGAGTGAGTTATGACTTTAATACTTCAGGGCTTAACCGTGCATCAGGAAGTAAAGGTGGATTTGAATTGTCAATATCCTTTACCAGCCGCAAGGGAATTGCAGGCCCTAACTTCTTTTGTCCACGCTTATAA